Part of the Chloroflexota bacterium genome is shown below.
CTCGGCGCGGCCATGCTCACCTATGTCGGCACAGAGGATTGGCTGGCGAGGCGGCTGTCGTTGGCCGGGTTCACCATCGCGGAATCCGTGGTAACGTTGCTCAGGGCCAGCGCAGACGTGCCGCCGCTCCAACCCGAAAGCCCCATCCGCATCCGCCGCCCCGACGAGGCGGACATCGCGGCCATCGCCCGCGTGGACAAAGAGGCCTTCCCCACCGAATGGCACTACGGGGAATCGGCCCTGCGGCGCGCCCTGCACGCGAACGATGTCTTCCTGCTGGCCGAAGACGCCGGCATCATCGGGTACGCCTACGGCGACGTCCAGGCCGGCTCCGCTCACCTGACCCGACTGGCCATCCACCCCAACCGCCAGGGCCACGGCGTGGGCGCGGCGCTCCTGGCCGAAGCCATGCGCCAGTTCCAGGAGCGAGGCGCCTGGTGGATCACCCTCAACACCCAGCGCGGCAACGCCGTCTCGCAGCGACTGTACCAGCGGTTCGGGTTCCAGCCCATCGGCCAGTCGGTTCCCCTGCTCGTGCAGCGCGTTCGGAGATAGGCCCAACATGGCCGGCGCGGTGAAAGCCATCGTCTTTGACTACGGCGCGGTCTTCACGTTTGAATGGCGCACGCGCAAATTCCTGGCGGAGCACGATCGC
Proteins encoded:
- a CDS encoding GNAT family N-acetyltransferase, whose translation is MFSGTVQRAVAADVEDIEWLFYEARLRFLRRWLSDLAECAANRLLFAGLRRGQVRAALACSQQNPEVYNICGAAFLEEDDVEAFLAPLLQLAMGRLAELGAAMLTYVGTEDWLARRLSLAGFTIAESVVTLLRASADVPPLQPESPIRIRRPDEADIAAIARVDKEAFPTEWHYGESALRRALHANDVFLLAEDAGIIGYAYGDVQAGSAHLTRLAIHPNRQGHGVGAALLAEAMRQFQERGAWWITLNTQRGNAVSQRLYQRFGFQPIGQSVPLLVQRVRR